A portion of the Streptomyces coeruleoprunus genome contains these proteins:
- a CDS encoding thiol-disulfide oxidoreductase DCC family protein has product MSDVPVRRLTVLYDAQCPLCVHLRHWLLRQRALVPLDLVPAGSHEARRRFPGLDHAATLEEITVVGDRGQVYRSTAAWIVCLWALAEYRPKAHWLATPAGSPFARAAVLAAAKWRAATAPSCRSGRCEAPATGG; this is encoded by the coding sequence ATGAGCGACGTCCCCGTCCGGCGGCTCACCGTGCTGTACGACGCGCAGTGCCCGCTCTGCGTCCACCTGCGCCACTGGCTGCTGCGGCAGCGCGCGCTGGTCCCGCTGGACCTCGTACCGGCGGGATCACACGAGGCGCGGCGGCGGTTCCCGGGGCTCGACCACGCGGCCACCCTGGAGGAGATCACCGTGGTCGGGGACCGCGGCCAGGTCTACCGCTCCACCGCCGCCTGGATCGTCTGCCTGTGGGCCCTGGCCGAGTACCGGCCCAAGGCCCACTGGCTGGCCACCCCCGCCGGGTCGCCCTTCGCCCGGGCGGCCGTCCTGGCGGCCGCCAAGTGGCGGGCCGCGACCGCGCCGTCCTGCCGGAGCGGGCGGTGCGAGGCGCCGGCCACGGGCGGTTAG
- a CDS encoding TetR/AcrR family transcriptional regulator yields the protein MKDEKKADSGKVPKSEQTRTLILETALRLFQERGFDKTTMRAIAQEAGVSVGNAYYYFASKEHLVQGFYDRIAAEHEAAVQPVLAGDKDLAVRIRDSLLTWLDVAEPYHRFAAQFFKNAADPESPLSPFSPDSVDARRAVISIHERVLHGSDTKTAPELTDLLPHMMWLMHMGLVLFWVYDRSEGAERSRRLVERTAPLAARAIALSRFRVLRPLARQAHDVIVEFMPGAKDATA from the coding sequence GTGAAGGACGAGAAGAAGGCGGACTCCGGCAAGGTCCCCAAGAGCGAGCAGACCCGCACCCTCATCCTCGAAACCGCGCTCCGGCTCTTCCAGGAGCGCGGTTTCGACAAGACGACGATGCGGGCCATCGCCCAGGAGGCGGGCGTCTCCGTCGGGAACGCCTACTACTACTTCGCCTCCAAGGAGCACCTGGTCCAGGGCTTCTACGACCGGATCGCCGCCGAGCACGAGGCGGCGGTCCAGCCCGTTCTGGCGGGCGACAAGGACCTCGCGGTCCGGATCCGCGACTCCCTGCTGACCTGGCTCGACGTGGCGGAGCCGTACCACCGGTTCGCGGCGCAGTTCTTCAAGAACGCGGCCGACCCCGAGTCGCCGCTGAGCCCCTTCTCGCCGGACTCCGTCGACGCCCGCCGCGCGGTGATCTCCATCCACGAGCGGGTGCTGCACGGCTCCGACACCAAGACCGCGCCGGAACTCACCGACCTGCTGCCGCACATGATGTGGCTGATGCACATGGGGCTGGTGCTGTTCTGGGTGTACGACCGGTCGGAGGGTGCCGAGCGCAGCCGGCGGCTCGTCGAGCGCACCGCGCCGCTGGCCGCGCGGGCGATCGCGCTCTCCCGGTTCCGGGTGCTGCGACCGCTCGCGCGGCAGGCCCACGACGTGATCGTGGAGTTCATGCCGGGGGCCAAGGACGCGACGGCGTAA
- a CDS encoding metallophosphoesterase has protein sequence MVLVVVLLVVTLLAAVHWYVWRRLVRDVTRPGGLARRLGTAAAVVLPLLSLGALTSGRLDAPFALQQLLSWPGFLWLACLLYLTLALVVTEPARALLLRRSVDRDRSAVDQDRRFAVGSRSAGAERVGTAERPPAGDEGVTTAPAAPPTTTATAVAEPEAPAQDPQAAAVTRRLFVSRVIAGTAAAAAAATVAHGTYGVLRGPQVKRVTVPLAKLARGAHGYRIAVVSDIHIGPILGRAHTQRIVDAINATQPDLIAVVGDLVDGTVENLGPAAEPLARLRARDGSFFVTGNHEYFSGAEEWVDRVRELGLRPLRNERVEIPGFDLAGVNDVAGVNYGDGPDFARALGDRDRTRAAVLLAHQPVVVHDAVRHGVDLQLSGHTHGGQMWPGNFLAELANPTVAGLERYGDTQLYVSRGAGAWGPPVRVGAPSDITVVELASRQA, from the coding sequence ATGGTCCTGGTCGTCGTCCTCCTGGTGGTCACCCTTCTGGCCGCCGTGCACTGGTACGTCTGGCGCCGTCTGGTACGCGACGTGACGAGACCGGGGGGCCTCGCCCGCCGCCTGGGCACGGCGGCGGCCGTCGTCCTGCCCCTGCTGTCGCTGGGCGCCCTCACATCGGGCCGCCTGGACGCCCCGTTCGCCCTCCAGCAACTCCTGTCCTGGCCGGGCTTCCTCTGGCTGGCCTGCCTCCTGTACCTGACCCTGGCCCTGGTCGTAACGGAACCGGCCCGAGCCCTACTGCTCCGCCGTTCCGTTGACCGTGACCGTTCCGCTGTGGACCAGGACCGCCGTTTCGCTGTGGGCAGTCGTTCCGCTGGGGCGGAACGGGTGGGCACAGCGGAACGGCCCCCCGCCGGGGACGAAGGCGTCACCACCGCCCCCGCCGCCCCGCCGACCACCACGGCGACCGCCGTCGCGGAGCCCGAAGCTCCGGCGCAGGATCCGCAGGCCGCCGCGGTCACCCGGCGGCTCTTCGTGAGCCGCGTCATCGCCGGCACCGCGGCCGCCGCGGCGGCAGCCACCGTCGCCCACGGCACGTACGGCGTCCTGCGCGGCCCGCAGGTCAAGCGCGTCACCGTCCCCCTCGCCAAGCTGGCGCGCGGCGCCCACGGCTACCGCATCGCCGTGGTCAGCGACATCCACATCGGCCCCATCCTCGGCCGCGCCCACACACAGCGCATCGTCGACGCGATCAACGCGACGCAGCCCGACCTGATCGCCGTCGTCGGTGACCTCGTGGACGGCACCGTCGAGAACCTGGGCCCGGCGGCCGAGCCCCTGGCCCGGCTCCGCGCCCGCGACGGCAGCTTCTTCGTGACCGGCAACCACGAGTACTTCTCGGGCGCCGAGGAGTGGGTCGACCGCGTACGGGAACTGGGCCTGCGCCCACTGCGGAACGAGCGCGTGGAGATCCCGGGCTTCGACCTCGCCGGCGTCAACGACGTCGCGGGCGTCAACTACGGGGACGGCCCCGACTTCGCCCGCGCCCTGGGCGACCGCGACCGCACCCGCGCCGCCGTCCTCCTCGCCCACCAGCCGGTCGTCGTCCACGACGCCGTACGTCACGGGGTGGACCTCCAGCTGTCGGGCCACACGCACGGCGGCCAGATGTGGCCGGGCAACTTCCTCGCCGAGCTGGCGAACCCCACCGTGGCGGGCCTGGAGCGGTACGGGGACACGCAGTTGTACGTCAGCAGGGGCGCGGGCGCCTGGGGCCCGCCGGTCCGCGTGGGGGCTCCGTCGGACATCACGGTCGTGGAGCTGGCCTCGCGCCAGGCATGA
- a CDS encoding YihY/virulence factor BrkB family protein has translation MDWLTKLPVIGPLAARLMRTHAWRAYETLDRVHWTRLAAAITFISFLSLFPLITVAAAIGAAFLSDERLRTIEDKIAEQVPGISEQLNIGALVDNAGTIGLVAGAVLLFTGIGWVGSMRECLRAVWDLDDVDDGNPVVRKGKDALVLLGLGGTALASLAASALGSTAVGWTAERLGISGGGAGGALLQVAALAVAVLADFLLLLYVLTLLPGVEAPRRDLMVAALIGAVGFELLKLLLGGYMKGVAAKSMYGAFGVPVALLLWINFTAKLLLFCAAWTATAEGRRESATEPSPGSSPESPGPRQGPQREPRQGPPREPRQEPPGSSAGPSSGASGG, from the coding sequence ATGGACTGGCTGACCAAGCTTCCCGTCATCGGCCCGCTCGCCGCCCGGCTCATGCGCACGCACGCCTGGCGGGCCTACGAGACCCTGGACCGCGTCCACTGGACGCGCCTCGCCGCCGCGATCACCTTCATCAGCTTCCTCTCCCTCTTCCCGCTGATCACCGTCGCCGCCGCGATCGGCGCCGCCTTCCTCAGCGACGAGCGGCTGCGCACCATCGAGGACAAGATCGCCGAGCAGGTGCCGGGCATCTCCGAGCAGCTGAACATCGGCGCCCTCGTCGACAACGCGGGCACGATCGGGCTCGTCGCCGGTGCGGTGCTGCTCTTCACCGGCATCGGCTGGGTCGGCTCGATGCGGGAGTGCCTGCGCGCCGTGTGGGACCTGGACGACGTGGACGACGGCAACCCCGTCGTGCGCAAGGGCAAGGACGCCCTGGTCCTGCTGGGCCTCGGCGGTACGGCCCTGGCCTCGCTGGCCGCGTCCGCCCTGGGCTCGACCGCCGTCGGCTGGACCGCCGAACGCCTCGGGATCTCGGGCGGCGGCGCCGGGGGAGCGCTGCTCCAGGTGGCCGCGCTGGCGGTGGCCGTCCTGGCGGACTTCCTGCTCCTGCTGTACGTGCTGACGCTGCTGCCCGGCGTTGAGGCGCCGCGCCGCGACCTGATGGTGGCGGCGCTGATCGGCGCGGTCGGCTTCGAGCTGCTGAAACTGCTGCTGGGCGGCTATATGAAGGGCGTGGCGGCGAAGTCGATGTACGGGGCGTTCGGCGTGCCCGTCGCCCTGCTGCTGTGGATCAACTTCACCGCCAAGCTGCTGCTCTTCTGCGCCGCCTGGACGGCGACGGCGGAGGGCCGGCGCGAGAGCGCTACTGAGCCGTCTCCGGGGTCTTCCCCGGAGTCTCCGGGGCCCCGGCAGGGGCCGCAGCGGGAGCCTCGGCAGGGGCCGCCGCGGGAGCCCCGGCAGGAGCCTCCGGGCTCTTCTGCGGGCCCTTCTTCAGGGGCCAGCGGCGGTTGA
- a CDS encoding 2'-5' RNA ligase family protein has protein sequence MGTVTLGVSIAVPEPYGSLLQEQRAGFGDPAAHGIPTHVTLLPPTEVDEERLPEIRAHLARVAASVRTFPMRLSGTGTFRPLSPVVFVQVVEGGSACSWLQQRIRDASGPLVRELQFPYHPHVTVAHGIAEEAMDRAYEELAEFEAEWTVCSFALYEQGADAVWRKLHTYEFGGGRPAATVPAQGSPVDEPATTPTC, from the coding sequence GTGGGGACCGTGACGCTCGGCGTTTCGATCGCGGTCCCGGAGCCCTACGGCAGCCTGCTCCAGGAGCAGCGCGCGGGCTTCGGGGACCCCGCCGCCCACGGCATCCCCACGCACGTCACCCTTCTCCCGCCGACCGAGGTCGACGAGGAGCGCCTGCCGGAGATCCGGGCCCACCTGGCCCGGGTCGCCGCGTCGGTCCGCACGTTCCCGATGCGGCTGAGCGGCACCGGCACGTTCCGCCCGCTGTCCCCGGTGGTCTTCGTCCAGGTGGTCGAGGGCGGCTCCGCCTGCTCGTGGCTGCAGCAGCGGATCCGCGACGCGTCGGGCCCGCTCGTACGGGAGCTGCAGTTCCCGTACCACCCGCATGTCACGGTCGCCCACGGCATCGCCGAGGAGGCGATGGACCGGGCGTACGAGGAGCTGGCCGAGTTCGAGGCGGAGTGGACCGTGTGCTCCTTCGCCCTCTACGAGCAGGGCGCCGACGCCGTGTGGCGCAAGCTGCACACGTACGAGTTCGGCGGCGGCCGCCCGGCCGCGACCGTCCCCGCGCAGGGCTCACCGGTGGACGAACCGGCCACGACGCCCACCTGCTGA
- a CDS encoding SCO4848 family membrane protein — protein sequence MKLSRSASWFLLAFGVWSWFIWITFVKNLWNDASGLAFDDAGDPTGYFWVHLLLAVTSFLLGTAIGVIGLRGVRAHRRERDKG from the coding sequence ATGAAGCTGAGTCGCTCCGCGTCCTGGTTCCTGCTCGCCTTCGGCGTCTGGAGCTGGTTCATCTGGATCACTTTCGTCAAGAACCTGTGGAACGACGCGAGCGGTCTCGCCTTTGACGATGCGGGTGACCCCACCGGGTACTTCTGGGTCCATCTTCTGCTGGCCGTCACGTCCTTTCTCCTGGGGACGGCCATTGGCGTGATCGGGTTGCGCGGAGTGCGCGCCCACCGGCGCGAGCGCGACAAGGGGTGA
- the trpS gene encoding tryptophan--tRNA ligase — MASDRPRVLSGIQPTAGSFHLGNYLGAVRQWVALQETHDAFYMVVDLHAITVPQDPAELRANTRLAAAQLLAAGLDPERCTLFVQSHVPEHAQLAWVMNCLTGFGEASRMTQFKDKSAKQGADRSTVGLFTYPILQVADILLYQAHQVPVGEDQRQHIELTRDLAERFNARFGDTFTVPAPYILKETAKIYDLQDPTAKMSKSASTPKGLINLLDEPKATAKKVKSAVTDTDTVIRFDPEEKPGVSNLLSIMSTLTGTSVEDLVRGYEGKMYGALKTDLADIVVEFVTPFRTRTQEYLDDPETLDSILAKGAEKARAVAAETLAQAYDKVGFLPAKH; from the coding sequence ATGGCCTCTGATCGTCCCCGCGTGCTCTCCGGAATCCAGCCCACCGCCGGCTCGTTCCACCTCGGCAACTACCTCGGTGCGGTCCGTCAGTGGGTCGCGCTGCAGGAGACCCACGACGCCTTCTACATGGTCGTCGACCTGCACGCGATCACCGTCCCGCAGGACCCCGCGGAGCTGCGGGCCAACACCCGGCTCGCCGCCGCACAGCTGCTCGCCGCGGGGCTCGACCCCGAGCGGTGCACGCTGTTCGTGCAGAGCCACGTCCCGGAGCACGCCCAGCTGGCCTGGGTCATGAACTGCCTCACCGGCTTCGGCGAGGCGTCCCGCATGACCCAGTTCAAGGACAAGTCCGCCAAGCAGGGCGCCGACCGCTCCACCGTCGGCCTGTTCACGTACCCGATCCTCCAGGTCGCGGACATCCTGCTCTACCAGGCCCACCAGGTCCCGGTCGGCGAGGACCAGCGCCAGCACATCGAGCTGACCCGCGACCTGGCCGAACGGTTCAACGCCCGCTTCGGCGACACGTTCACCGTCCCGGCGCCGTACATCCTCAAGGAGACGGCGAAGATCTACGACCTCCAGGACCCGACCGCCAAGATGAGCAAGTCGGCGTCCACGCCCAAGGGCCTGATCAACCTCCTGGACGAGCCGAAGGCCACCGCGAAGAAGGTCAAGAGCGCCGTCACCGACACGGACACCGTGATCCGCTTCGACCCGGAGGAGAAGCCGGGCGTCAGCAACCTGCTGTCGATCATGTCGACGCTGACCGGCACGTCCGTCGAGGACCTGGTGCGCGGCTACGAGGGCAAGATGTACGGCGCGCTCAAGACGGACCTCGCCGACATCGTCGTGGAGTTCGTCACGCCGTTCCGCACCCGGACGCAGGAATACCTGGACGACCCGGAGACGCTGGACTCCATCCTGGCCAAGGGCGCCGAGAAGGCCCGCGCGGTCGCCGCGGAGACCCTGGCCCAGGCGTACGACAAGGTGGGTTTCCTGCCCGCCAAGCACTGA
- a CDS encoding ABC transporter substrate-binding protein, which translates to MRSIRVRIIMLCVVLVAAGVGAWQLLPDEEEDRRPISVGTTDEVTSLDPAGAYDAGSWAIYSNLYQSLLTFKPGSTTPVPDAASDCKFLGTSLRTYQCTLRDDLAFANGRKVTAEDVKFSFDRMIGIAADVGPAALFPTLRKVTTTGDNVVFHLGARDATFPQKLATGAGAIVDRTRYPKNRLREDAGVDGSGPYVLKEYRPGVRARLEPNPHYRGAISRPGPTVVVRYFAEGDQLAAAWRAGEVDVTHRQLPPSMLSTLDGSREDIRMTEATTAEIRSMVFNVRKGSPMAEKAVRRAVASVIDRPGIVTGPYHSTVEPLYSLVPRGYVGHSTPFFDLYPEGDGAERAERLLREAGVETPVTFTYGHRAGEPWAAEAAELRKQLEATGLFRMKIVSAEWKDFQKGYAKGAYDAYGLGWLPDFPDSDSFTQPLVSSENVLHNAYASKRVDELIASTQQYGDRARAVQDFKSIQRLVAEDVPLVPLWQKKDYVVATQDVAGSQYLSDGTGIWRLWQLSWI; encoded by the coding sequence ATGCGATCGATCCGAGTACGGATCATCATGCTTTGTGTCGTTTTGGTGGCGGCCGGGGTTGGGGCCTGGCAGCTGCTTCCGGACGAGGAGGAGGACCGAAGACCGATTTCGGTCGGCACAACGGACGAAGTCACCTCACTGGACCCGGCCGGGGCGTACGACGCCGGTTCCTGGGCCATTTACAGCAACCTCTACCAGTCGCTGCTCACCTTCAAGCCGGGCTCCACCACGCCGGTGCCGGACGCCGCGAGCGACTGCAAGTTCCTCGGCACGTCGCTGCGCACCTACCAGTGCACCTTGCGCGACGACCTCGCCTTCGCCAACGGCCGCAAGGTCACGGCGGAGGACGTCAAGTTCTCCTTCGACCGGATGATCGGCATCGCCGCCGACGTGGGTCCCGCGGCGCTGTTCCCCACGTTGAGGAAGGTGACGACGACCGGCGACAACGTGGTCTTCCACCTCGGCGCCCGGGACGCGACGTTCCCGCAGAAACTGGCCACCGGCGCGGGCGCGATCGTGGACCGCACCCGGTACCCGAAGAACCGGCTCCGTGAGGACGCGGGGGTCGACGGCTCGGGGCCGTACGTGCTGAAGGAGTACCGGCCCGGCGTGCGCGCCCGGCTCGAACCGAACCCGCACTACCGCGGCGCGATCAGCAGGCCGGGCCCCACGGTCGTCGTCCGCTACTTCGCGGAGGGCGACCAGCTGGCCGCCGCCTGGCGGGCCGGCGAAGTCGACGTGACGCATCGTCAACTGCCGCCGAGCATGCTGTCGACGCTCGACGGGAGCCGCGAGGACATCCGGATGACGGAGGCGACGACGGCGGAGATCCGCAGCATGGTGTTCAACGTCCGCAAGGGCTCGCCCATGGCCGAGAAGGCCGTACGGCGGGCCGTCGCGTCGGTGATCGACCGGCCGGGGATCGTCACGGGCCCGTACCACTCGACGGTGGAGCCGCTGTACTCGCTCGTGCCGCGCGGGTACGTCGGCCACTCCACGCCGTTCTTCGACCTCTACCCGGAGGGCGACGGCGCGGAGCGGGCCGAGCGGCTGCTGCGCGAGGCGGGCGTGGAGACCCCTGTCACCTTCACGTACGGGCACCGCGCGGGCGAGCCCTGGGCCGCGGAGGCGGCCGAACTGCGCAAGCAGCTGGAGGCGACCGGGCTCTTCCGGATGAAGATCGTCTCCGCTGAGTGGAAGGACTTCCAGAAGGGGTACGCGAAGGGCGCCTACGACGCGTACGGACTCGGCTGGCTGCCGGACTTCCCCGACTCGGACAGCTTCACGCAGCCGCTCGTCAGCAGCGAGAACGTGCTGCACAACGCGTATGCGAGCAAGCGCGTCGACGAGTTGATCGCCTCGACCCAGCAGTACGGCGACCGGGCCAGGGCGGTGCAGGACTTCAAGTCGATCCAGCGCCTGGTCGCCGAGGACGTGCCGCTCGTGCCGCTGTGGCAGAAGAAGGACTACGTGGTGGCCACCCAGGACGTCGCGGGGTCGCAGTACCTGTCCGACGGCACGGGCATCTGGCGGCTGTGGCAGCTGAGCTGGATCTGA